Proteins from one Sphingomonas sp. HF-S4 genomic window:
- a CDS encoding bactofilin family protein — translation MFSSKGARSSGSGQANAKGRGMFSVIGPDMAVTGDVRATADLHIDGSIEGDVACASLVQGADSRIVGGITAETARVAGTIEGSVRVKHLTVERSARIAGDIEYEDITIENGGQVDGRLKRVGTETAATGPRAVPDAGREQAA, via the coding sequence ATGTTCAGCAGCAAGGGTGCGCGCAGTTCGGGATCGGGCCAGGCCAATGCCAAAGGCCGCGGCATGTTCTCGGTGATCGGCCCCGACATGGCGGTTACCGGCGACGTCCGCGCCACCGCCGACCTTCATATCGACGGCAGCATCGAAGGCGACGTCGCCTGCGCCAGCCTCGTCCAGGGCGCCGACAGCCGCATCGTCGGGGGCATCACCGCCGAGACCGCGCGGGTCGCCGGCACGATCGAAGGCAGCGTCCGGGTGAAGCATCTAACGGTCGAGCGCTCGGCCCGGATCGCCGGCGATATCGAATATGAGGACATCACGATCGAGAATGGGGGGCAAGTCGACGGCCGCCTCAAGCGCGTGGGTACCGAAACCGCGGCGACCGGCCCCCGCGCGGTGCCCGATGCAGGGCGGGAACAGGCGGCGTAG
- the rpsG gene encoding 30S ribosomal protein S7: MARRRRPEKREILPDPVYGDEVLSKFMNSVMLDGKKSVAENIVYSALETVEQRAKREPIGVFHDALNNIKPGIEVRSRRVGGATYQVPVEVRPERAQALAIRWLIASARNRSEHTMSARLSGELLDASNNRGNAVKKREDTHRMAEANRAFSHYRW, encoded by the coding sequence ATGGCTCGTCGTCGTCGTCCCGAAAAGCGGGAAATCCTGCCTGATCCCGTGTACGGGGATGAGGTTCTTTCGAAGTTCATGAACTCGGTGATGCTCGACGGCAAGAAGTCCGTCGCCGAGAACATCGTCTATTCGGCGCTCGAAACCGTCGAGCAGCGCGCCAAGCGCGAACCGATCGGCGTGTTCCATGACGCGCTCAACAACATCAAGCCGGGCATCGAGGTCCGTTCGCGCCGCGTCGGCGGTGCGACCTACCAGGTTCCCGTGGAAGTGCGCCCCGAGCGCGCCCAGGCGCTTGCGATCCGCTGGCTCATCGCCTCGGCCCGCAATCGCAGCGAGCACACCATGTCGGCTCGTCTTTCGGGCGAGTTGCTAGACGCTTCGAACAACCGCGGCAATGCGGTCAAGAAGCGCGAAGATACCCACCGTATGGCCGAAGCGAACCGCGCCTTCAGCCACTACCGCTGGTAA
- the fusA gene encoding elongation factor G produces MARSHPLERYRNIGIMAHIDAGKTTTTERILYYTGKSYKIGEVHEGTATMDWMEQEQERGITITSAATTCKWRAEEGKGEEHLINIIDTPGHVDFTIEVERSLRVLDGAVACFDGVAGVEPQSETVWRQADKYGVPRMCFVNKLDRTGADFYFCVNSIIERLGARPAVLYLPIGIEGGFKGLVDLVENRAIIWLEESLGAKFEYQDIPDDLKEKAAKYRSDLIEMAVEQDDDLMEAYLEGNEPSTADLKKLIRKGTLSMAFVPVVCGSAFKNKGVQPLLDAVVDYLPSPLDVPAIKGVKLDGETPDERPSSDTEPFSALAFKIMNDPFVGTLTFARIYSGKLEAASTVTNSVKDKKEKVGRMLLMHANSREDIQEAFAGDIVALAGLKDTTTGDTLCAQNAPIILERMEFPEPVIELSVEPKTKADQEKMGVALNRLAREDPSFRVTSDSESGQTIIKGMGELHLEILVDRMKREFKVEANVGAPQVAYREYLAKPVDIDYTHKKQSGGTGQFGRVKVKLTPGERGSGIVFKDEIKGGNIPKEYLPAIEKGFRETAATGSLVGFPIIDFEIVLYDGAYHDVDSSALAFEITARGAMREAAQKAGIKLLEPIMKVEVVTPEDYLGDVIGDMNSRRGQIQGTDTRGNAQTVDAMVPLANMFGYVNALRSFTQGRAQYSMQFSHYDEVPANVADEVKAKLA; encoded by the coding sequence ATGGCCCGCAGCCATCCGCTCGAGCGTTATCGCAATATCGGCATCATGGCGCACATCGACGCCGGCAAGACGACGACGACCGAGCGCATCCTCTATTACACCGGCAAGTCCTACAAGATCGGCGAAGTGCACGAAGGCACCGCGACGATGGACTGGATGGAGCAGGAGCAGGAGCGCGGGATCACGATCACGTCCGCCGCTACGACGTGCAAGTGGCGCGCCGAAGAGGGCAAGGGCGAAGAGCACCTGATCAACATCATCGACACTCCGGGTCACGTCGACTTCACGATCGAAGTCGAGCGTTCGCTGCGCGTGCTCGACGGTGCCGTGGCATGCTTCGACGGCGTTGCCGGCGTCGAGCCGCAGTCGGAGACCGTGTGGCGCCAGGCCGACAAGTACGGCGTGCCGCGCATGTGCTTCGTCAACAAGCTCGACCGCACCGGCGCGGACTTCTATTTCTGCGTCAACTCGATCATCGAGCGCCTCGGCGCGCGCCCGGCCGTGCTGTATCTTCCGATCGGCATTGAGGGCGGCTTCAAGGGCCTGGTCGATCTGGTCGAGAACCGCGCGATCATCTGGCTCGAAGAGTCGCTCGGCGCGAAGTTCGAATATCAGGACATCCCCGATGACCTGAAGGAAAAGGCCGCCAAGTATCGCAGCGACCTGATCGAGATGGCCGTCGAGCAGGACGACGACCTGATGGAAGCGTATCTCGAGGGCAACGAGCCGTCGACGGCCGACCTCAAGAAGCTGATCCGCAAGGGCACGCTCAGCATGGCGTTCGTTCCGGTGGTGTGCGGCTCGGCGTTCAAGAACAAGGGCGTCCAGCCCCTGCTCGACGCCGTGGTCGACTATCTGCCTTCGCCGCTCGACGTTCCCGCGATCAAGGGCGTCAAGCTCGACGGCGAGACCCCGGACGAGCGTCCGTCGTCGGATACCGAGCCCTTCTCGGCGCTCGCGTTCAAGATCATGAACGATCCGTTCGTCGGCACGCTGACCTTCGCGCGCATCTATTCGGGCAAGCTCGAGGCCGCTTCGACCGTCACCAACTCGGTGAAGGACAAGAAGGAGAAGGTCGGTCGCATGCTGCTGATGCATGCGAACAGCCGTGAGGACATCCAGGAAGCGTTCGCGGGCGACATCGTCGCACTCGCGGGCCTCAAGGACACCACGACCGGTGACACGCTCTGCGCGCAGAACGCCCCGATCATCCTCGAGCGGATGGAATTCCCCGAGCCGGTGATCGAGCTGTCGGTGGAGCCGAAGACCAAGGCCGACCAGGAGAAGATGGGCGTCGCGCTCAATCGCCTCGCCCGCGAGGATCCGTCGTTCCGCGTCACCTCCGATTCGGAGAGCGGCCAGACCATCATCAAGGGGATGGGCGAGCTCCACCTTGAGATCCTGGTCGATCGCATGAAGCGCGAGTTCAAGGTCGAGGCCAATGTCGGCGCGCCGCAGGTGGCGTATCGCGAGTATCTCGCGAAGCCTGTCGATATCGACTACACGCACAAGAAGCAGTCGGGTGGCACCGGGCAGTTCGGTCGCGTCAAGGTCAAGCTGACTCCGGGCGAGCGCGGTTCGGGCATCGTCTTCAAGGACGAGATCAAGGGCGGCAACATTCCGAAGGAATATCTGCCGGCGATCGAAAAGGGCTTCCGCGAGACGGCTGCCACCGGTTCGCTGGTCGGCTTCCCGATCATCGACTTCGAGATCGTGCTGTATGACGGCGCGTACCACGACGTCGACTCGTCGGCGCTGGCGTTCGAAATCACCGCACGCGGCGCGATGCGCGAAGCGGCCCAGAAGGCCGGCATCAAGCTGCTCGAGCCGATCATGAAGGTCGAAGTCGTCACCCCGGAGGATTATCTGGGCGACGTCATCGGCGACATGAACAGCCGTCGTGGCCAGATCCAGGGCACCGATACGCGCGGCAACGCGCAGACGGTGGACGCGATGGTCCCGTTGGCGAACATGTTCGGCTATGTGAACGCGCTCCGCTCGTTCACTCAGGGCCGCGCGCAGTACAGCATGCAGTTCTCGCATTACGACGAAGTGCCCGCAAATGTGGCCGACGAAGTGAAGGCGAAGCTGGCGTAA
- a CDS encoding DUF4142 domain-containing protein — translation MKKLHLVLGFTSALALSACGGSETTTTTTNTVVTDNYTGMDAPTDANMADNALMTDAAATPGQTFANEVGASNHYEVEAGKLAQEKAQEQKFKDFGKMMVEQHNASTEKLKAAAAKASPAIAPNPALTAEQETNLAALRSAEGAAFDALYKTQQVAAHEKALTTVKAYAASGEVAELKTFAGDAVKVVEAHLAKIKGL, via the coding sequence ATGAAGAAGCTACATCTGGTTCTGGGATTCACGTCGGCGCTCGCGCTTTCCGCGTGCGGTGGCAGCGAGACCACCACCACGACGACCAACACGGTTGTCACCGATAATTACACCGGCATGGACGCACCCACCGACGCCAACATGGCCGACAACGCGCTGATGACCGATGCAGCCGCGACGCCGGGCCAGACCTTCGCCAACGAAGTCGGCGCGAGCAATCACTATGAGGTCGAGGCGGGCAAGCTCGCGCAGGAAAAGGCGCAGGAGCAGAAGTTCAAGGACTTCGGCAAGATGATGGTCGAGCAGCACAATGCCTCGACCGAGAAGCTCAAGGCCGCGGCGGCCAAGGCGAGCCCGGCGATCGCGCCCAACCCGGCGCTGACTGCCGAGCAGGAGACCAACCTCGCGGCGCTGCGCAGTGCCGAGGGCGCGGCGTTCGACGCGCTCTACAAGACCCAGCAGGTCGCGGCGCACGAGAAGGCGCTGACGACGGTCAAGGCCTATGCCGCGAGCGGCGAGGTGGCCGAGCTCAAAACCTTTGCGGGCGACGCCGTGAAGGTAGTCGAGGCGCATCTGGCGAAGATCAAGGGGCTCTAA
- the rpsL gene encoding 30S ribosomal protein S12, translated as MPTINQLVRKGRELQKTKSKVPAMEQNPQKRGVCTRVYTTTPKKPNSALRKVAKVRLTNQREVISYIPGEGHNLQEHSVVLIRGGRVRDLPGVRYHVLRGVLDTQGVKDRRQSRSKYGAKRPK; from the coding sequence ATGCCAACGATCAACCAGCTGGTCCGCAAGGGCCGCGAACTGCAGAAGACCAAGTCGAAGGTCCCTGCGATGGAGCAGAACCCGCAAAAGCGCGGCGTCTGCACCCGTGTCTATACCACGACCCCGAAGAAGCCGAACTCGGCGCTGCGCAAGGTTGCGAAGGTCCGCCTGACCAACCAGCGCGAAGTCATTTCGTACATTCCGGGCGAGGGCCACAATCTTCAGGAGCACTCGGTGGTCCTGATCCGCGGCGGCCGCGTGCGCGACCTTCCCGGCGTTCGCTACCACGTCCTTCGCGGCGTGCTCGATACGCAGGGTGTGAAGGATCGCCGCCAGTCGCGTTCCAAGTACGGCGCGAAGCGTCCGAAGTAA